One Paraburkholderia agricolaris DNA segment encodes these proteins:
- a CDS encoding LysE family translocator, producing the protein MSYLSLSALPAGILFALVTTITPGPNNTMLLASGVNFGFRRTLPHLSGISAGVVLLMLSVGIGLGEAFVHFPVLYTVLEVASVAYLLYLAWKIGTSGELKVKKGDHRPMKFHEAIAFQWVNPKAWMMVLTAATTIHLSASTSMNAIAMAAIFYVIGFPCICLWAGFGTAMRRVLSDPKRLRIFNVAMALLLVLSLYPIALKLLGLSA; encoded by the coding sequence ATGTCCTACCTCAGTCTCAGCGCGCTGCCCGCCGGCATTCTGTTCGCGCTCGTCACCACGATCACGCCCGGTCCGAACAACACGATGCTGCTCGCCTCGGGCGTCAACTTCGGCTTTCGCCGCACACTGCCGCATCTTTCCGGCATCAGTGCCGGGGTCGTCCTGTTGATGCTGTCAGTGGGAATTGGTCTGGGCGAAGCCTTCGTGCACTTCCCGGTGCTGTACACGGTGCTCGAAGTCGCGAGCGTGGCGTATCTGCTGTATCTCGCGTGGAAAATCGGCACGTCGGGTGAACTGAAGGTCAAGAAAGGCGATCACCGGCCCATGAAGTTTCATGAGGCGATCGCGTTTCAGTGGGTCAATCCGAAAGCGTGGATGATGGTGCTGACCGCCGCCACGACGATCCACCTGAGCGCGAGCACCAGCATGAACGCGATCGCAATGGCCGCGATCTTTTACGTGATCGGTTTTCCGTGTATCTGCCTGTGGGCCGGTTTCGGCACCGCGATGCGGCGCGTGCTGTCGGACCCGAAGCGCCTGCGCATTTTCAACGTGGCGATGGCGCTGCTGCTGGTGCTCTCGCTGTATCCGATCGCGCTGAAGCTGCTCGGCCTGTCCGCCTGA